From a region of the Mycobacteriales bacterium genome:
- a CDS encoding TetR/AcrR family transcriptional regulator, whose protein sequence is MPTASRRAQIRDVAARLFATAGFHGVTIEDIGGACGISGPAVYRHFANKDALLADLLVGISEHLLAGGRAEVARGPDGLLVRLVAFHLDFSIGDPDIVRVHDRDLDNLGDEPRRKVRRLQRAYVELWTTALREVRPDLTEAVARSRAHACFGLLNSTPHSAVGVDEAVLRGQLSAMGLAALLAR, encoded by the coding sequence ATGCCGACCGCCTCCCGCCGCGCCCAGATCCGCGACGTCGCCGCTCGGCTGTTCGCGACCGCAGGCTTTCACGGCGTCACCATCGAGGACATCGGCGGAGCGTGCGGCATCAGCGGCCCTGCCGTCTACCGCCACTTCGCCAACAAGGACGCACTGCTCGCCGACCTGCTCGTCGGCATCAGCGAGCACCTGCTCGCCGGCGGGCGCGCCGAGGTCGCGCGGGGCCCCGACGGGCTGCTCGTGCGACTGGTCGCCTTCCACCTCGACTTCTCGATCGGCGACCCCGACATCGTCCGGGTCCACGACCGCGACCTCGACAACCTCGGCGACGAGCCACGCCGCAAAGTGCGCCGGCTGCAGCGGGCCTACGTCGAGCTGTGGACCACCGCCCTGCGCGAAGTGCGGCCCGACCTCACGGAGGCGGTCGCCCGGTCGCGGGCCCATGCCTGCTTCGGGCTGCTCAACTCCACCCCCCACAGCGCCGTCGGCGTCGACGAGGCCGTACTGCGCGGGCAGCTCTCCGCTATGGGGCTCGCCGCGCTGCTGGCCCGCTGA